In Acidobacteriota bacterium, the genomic window GGACCTGCCTCAAGAAGCGCCGAGACGAAATGGGCAACGACACGGGGACCGCCCATCGCTCCACCTTCGACAAGGTAGTCGAGGCGCGGCCCGATGGCGTTGAACGGCCGGATGATGGAGTAATCGAGGTCGCCGCGCAACGAGTAGGCATGGATCACCCGCTCAATCATCTGCTTCGACGTGGCGTAAATCCAACGTTGATTCGTCACAGGACCCATCACGAGCGGGGTGGTGTCCTCCTGGTACGTGTTCCCCTGCGGGCGGCCGTAGATTTCCGAGGTCGAATACTGGATGAGACGCTTCTTATGCTTCACACACAGGTCCACAACCTCGAGGTTGCGGCGGAAGGTAATGTTGAAAATGAGCAGTGGGTCGCTTACATAGAGAGACGGGTTTGGCATCGAAATGAGGTCGACAACCACGTCGGCACGTTTGATGAGTCCTTCTACCGTTTCGGTATTCCCCATCAGGTCAGCCTTGATGAATTCGAAGTTGTCACCTTCGATCCCCGCAAGCTTCGCATCACTGATATCGGCGCCGATGATCTGATGATCACCGCGTTCGATCATGTGCTCAACGATGTGAGAGCCGAGAAATCCGCCGGCGCCAAGAAGTAGAAGTTTCATGAAATCCCCAGTGGTGGTTTGAATTGCTACGTAGGTGCGAAAGCCTATCAAAGGCCACTACAAGTGTAAATATGACTACTCTCTGTGGCTGTGCATATTCGTCTGAGTGCAAAACTGGCTAGTCACCCGATGAACACGTTTCCGTCGGGCGTACACTCGGGACCACATGAGCTTCGCACGTCACATCGAATCGCGCCTGGAACGTCTCATCGAAGGCGCATCTGCAGGTCTGTTCGGGGGTAAGACAGGTCCTCTCGACATTGAGAACAAGCTACTCCGAACGGCCGACCTCGAGATGTTCGACGGCCTCGTGGGGCCGACGATTCCAAACGCCTTTGCTCTGTACCTCCACCCTGAAAATCTGACCGCGCTAGCCAATTCTTCGCTTACAACAGACCTTGCGCAATCACTCACTGCGCTTGCCGTAGTGGAAGGTTGGCGCCTCGACGGCCCGGTGGCCATAACGATCAGCAGCGACCCTGAAATGTCCAAGAGGAAGATCCGCTGTGAGTCACGAATTATCGTCGGCGAGAACGATCCGTGGGGCACCCTCATCAGTTCAAACGCAGACCGAGCGTACCCGGTTCAGCACATCAGATCGCTTATCGGTCGGGGCACGGACTGCGATATCCAGATCCCAAATGCTGACATCTCACGCAACCACTGCGTCATCTTCCAAAAAGGCCAAGACACCTGGATAGTGGACCTATCCTCTTCGAACGGAACCCGTGTGAACGATGTCGACGTCACGTCCTCACCGATTCTCATCCGGGCGGACGACTACATTTCACTAGGAACTCACCGCTTCACACTGAAACGAGTCTAGGGACGCTAGCCAGACAGAACGGAACCACCGCCCTGCAAACGAGGATCGCAAGACCCGCGTAGCGTGGACGCCCGATACACTGAGCCTCTCCGACAACACGGTTGCCGCATGCCCGCTCTTTTCCTCAGCATACTC contains:
- a CDS encoding NAD-dependent epimerase/dehydratase family protein; translated protein: MKLLLLGAGGFLGSHIVEHMIERGDHQIIGADISDAKLAGIEGDNFEFIKADLMGNTETVEGLIKRADVVVDLISMPNPSLYVSDPLLIFNITFRRNLEVVDLCVKHKKRLIQYSTSEIYGRPQGNTYQEDTTPLVMGPVTNQRWIYATSKQMIERVIHAYSLRGDLDYSIIRPFNAIGPRLDYLVEGGAMGGPRVVAHFVSALLEAGP
- a CDS encoding DUF3662 domain-containing protein, with amino-acid sequence MSFARHIESRLERLIEGASAGLFGGKTGPLDIENKLLRTADLEMFDGLVGPTIPNAFALYLHPENLTALANSSLTTDLAQSLTALAVVEGWRLDGPVAITISSDPEMSKRKIRCESRIIVGENDPWGTLISSNADRAYPVQHIRSLIGRGTDCDIQIPNADISRNHCVIFQKGQDTWIVDLSSSNGTRVNDVDVTSSPILIRADDYISLGTHRFTLKRV